A genomic segment from Glycine soja cultivar W05 chromosome 20, ASM419377v2, whole genome shotgun sequence encodes:
- the LOC114402630 gene encoding protein LIGHT-DEPENDENT SHORT HYPOCOTYLS 4-like, whose protein sequence is MDLVSESTNAVSNPSSRYKMETPPTPTTNPTTAAVSSPSSGSNNSGSTTTPSRYENQKRRDWNTFCQYLRNHRPPLSLSLCSGAHVLEFLHYLDQFGKTKVHNHPCPFFGLPNPPAPCPCPLRQAWGSLDALIGRLRAAYEENGGRPETNPFGARAVRTYLRDVRDFQAKARGVSYEKKRKRPKPKVTHPTPT, encoded by the coding sequence ATGGATTTGGTTTCGGAATCAACAAACGCTGTTTCAAACCCCAGCAGCAGGTACAAGATGGAGACGCCACCCACCCCAACCACGAATCCAACGACGGCGGCGGTGTCGTCTCCGTCTTCGGGAAGCAACAATAGCGGGAGCACTACTACTCCGAGCCGCTACGAGAACCAAAAGCGAAGGGACTGGAACACCTTCTGCCAGTACTTGAGGAACCACCGTCCCCCACTCTCCTTGTCCCTTTGCAGCGGCGCGCACGTGCTGGAATTCCTCCACTACCTCGACCAGTTCGGGAAGACTAAGGTTCACAACCACCCATGCCCGTTCTTCGGTCTCCCCAACCCACCTGCCCCGTGTCCCTGCCCGCTCCGACAGGCCTGGGGCAGCCTCGACGCCCTCATCGGCCGCCTCCGCGCGGCCTACGAGGAGAACGGCGGCCGCCCGGAGACCAATCCATTCGGCGCACGCGCCGTCAGGACTTACCTGCGCGATGTTCGCGATTTTCAGGCAAAGGCGAGAGGTGTTAGCTatgagaagaagaggaagaggccAAAGCCCAAGGTCACTCATCCCACTCCTACTTAA